The Corynebacterium vitaeruminis DSM 20294 genome window below encodes:
- a CDS encoding SpaH/EbpB family LPXTG-anchored major pilin — MKNRSYKVRSVAAAAIMGLTLTTSALGVPAALAADSTTTTAPASLMDPSKDGQASLTIHKFANPESEGTPTGNVGDATGNGTAVSAGFTIWKITGIDIKTNEGLKAAAQLKASDFTISGSGASATATYNGTIPGVGVEKVGTEHNGSEITFGGLDLAAYLVSETTAPAAVSNPDGSVTTYAAASNFIAFVPMTQNNATTGGTEWNYDVHAFPKNYSNQAEKEVEDTNAQVGDNVTFTVSGEVPRNLDPTNGLTKFSFVDKLDSKVSYVADTATVKVLGSDGTVLGTLDAADYTVTNESNTLTVTLTDAGLAKFNSSWKTTGKKIVLTFDVTVNQAGELTNTADVVSNNGSGSGDTTTKTNTTKSYWAKVNIVKQAADDQTKKLAGAEFQVYGSLDDTCTDADLVDGNKISTKSGTDAAVTDTWTTDSNGQVTINGLHVNNWDDNSTVSDEQYKAYCLVETKAPAGYELLAQPIKLTLNRTPETDFTGTANNAAAVSVDATNFELTATIDNLKDTTPNLPLTGGAGVGILAALGAAIVALGAWFARRSAKNS; from the coding sequence ATGAAGAATCGCTCCTACAAGGTGCGTTCCGTCGCCGCTGCGGCGATCATGGGCCTGACCCTTACCACTTCCGCGCTGGGCGTTCCTGCCGCTCTAGCTGCCGACAGCACTACAACTACCGCGCCAGCATCGCTTATGGATCCGTCCAAGGACGGGCAGGCCAGCCTGACCATTCACAAGTTTGCCAATCCTGAAAGTGAGGGCACCCCGACCGGTAATGTTGGAGACGCTACCGGTAATGGAACGGCGGTTTCCGCAGGCTTCACCATCTGGAAGATCACCGGCATCGACATCAAGACCAACGAGGGTCTCAAGGCTGCTGCCCAGCTGAAGGCCTCTGACTTCACCATCTCTGGTAGCGGCGCGAGTGCTACCGCAACCTACAACGGTACGATCCCTGGGGTCGGAGTGGAGAAGGTTGGTACCGAGCACAATGGTTCTGAGATCACGTTCGGTGGTCTGGATCTGGCGGCTTACCTCGTCTCCGAGACGACCGCACCGGCAGCAGTATCCAACCCCGATGGCTCCGTTACCACCTATGCAGCGGCAAGCAACTTCATCGCCTTCGTGCCGATGACTCAGAATAATGCGACCACCGGCGGCACCGAGTGGAACTACGACGTGCACGCCTTCCCGAAGAACTACTCGAACCAGGCGGAGAAGGAAGTCGAAGACACCAACGCCCAGGTCGGCGACAACGTCACCTTCACCGTCTCCGGTGAGGTTCCGCGCAACTTGGATCCGACCAATGGACTTACGAAGTTCTCGTTCGTGGATAAGCTTGACTCTAAGGTTTCCTATGTTGCGGATACGGCAACCGTGAAGGTGCTTGGCTCGGATGGCACCGTATTGGGCACCCTGGATGCTGCCGACTACACGGTTACCAACGAGAGCAACACGCTGACTGTGACACTCACTGACGCGGGTCTGGCCAAGTTCAACAGCAGCTGGAAGACCACCGGCAAGAAGATCGTGCTCACTTTCGATGTGACTGTGAACCAGGCTGGCGAACTGACGAACACCGCCGACGTGGTCAGCAACAATGGTTCTGGTTCCGGTGACACCACCACCAAGACGAACACCACCAAGTCCTACTGGGCCAAGGTGAACATCGTCAAGCAGGCCGCGGACGATCAGACCAAGAAGCTTGCTGGCGCTGAATTCCAGGTCTACGGTTCTCTGGATGATACGTGTACCGACGCCGATTTGGTAGATGGTAACAAGATCTCCACGAAGTCTGGCACCGATGCTGCCGTTACGGACACCTGGACGACGGATTCCAATGGTCAGGTGACCATCAATGGTCTGCACGTCAACAACTGGGATGACAACAGCACTGTTTCCGATGAGCAGTACAAGGCCTACTGCCTCGTGGAGACTAAGGCTCCTGCGGGCTACGAGCTGCTTGCACAGCCGATCAAGCTGACTCTTAACAGGACTCCGGAGACTGATTTCACCGGCACCGCAAACAATGCCGCCGCTGTCTCGGTTGACGCTACTAACTTCGAGCTAACGGCGACCATCGACAACCTCAAGGACACCACCCCCAACCTTCCGCTGACCGGTGGCGCTGGTGTGGGCATCCTGGCTGCGCTGGGTGCTGCGATTGTGGCGCTGGGTGCATGGTTCGCACGTCGTTCTGCAAAGAACAGCTAG
- a CDS encoding CshA/CshB family fibrillar adhesin-related protein — protein sequence MTPKWDTTDHGWYLIDRFRSGANATSSCATDETLGLDWMGQLSMTPTGAECYSDYNASNGATEIGQGPMGVTFAKGSTSANVTLRGCGFTGVALGVLISTDFGDAPKSYGEAGSIYQPAWTGSQITNGSTVMTQPLASLTTDSVNPVLGSKIDSEAAQLHSNDASGDDNRQTTNYDDEDGLDGKQLATDNFKLPANLELKSGGTYQVQAQCKGAAGARVAGWIDWNSNNKFDSGEMSNTVNCSGTPTVTLTFTMPADVNPKMTVSFLRLRTTLDAGDLKPTGVTTRGEVEDYPLYRTVVRLKKQVDNNFGGTAKPDEWQLTAGTFNPDKANNAIDAAEDKSNPVDTTGKEYKAIKSGTNLALKEQVVDTSKTYGYELKQLTCTPYTYNFDTQKLDAGTPQTWNKDNVATAAITPQRGTYVECVFENQDKPSEVTWNKIDQDTKAKIAGSEWKLVYTPNDGSGDTETTVVDNSDPDKDTTGGAFKLTDLKRGTYKLYETKAPDGYLLAPVADGQQPTPVKEFELTGKDNELTQALGDFTNSRALQFVFTKVGEDPVNAAGGLQVLSGAEFAVYYDSKDNPGTMGDKVEDAKVTKDDDATWHISNVPAGTYWIVETKSPVGYNLLAEPIKISLTATLSIVGPDGSVVNVENSNSLVQVTDGAFTMRVENTAGGALPKTGGLGVGVPIAVALALVAAGAFLARRRS from the coding sequence GTGACGCCGAAATGGGATACGACCGATCACGGCTGGTATCTCATCGACAGATTCCGTAGTGGCGCTAATGCAACTAGCAGCTGCGCCACCGACGAGACTCTTGGCCTCGACTGGATGGGCCAGCTGTCTATGACACCGACCGGTGCGGAGTGTTACTCCGACTACAACGCCTCCAACGGAGCGACCGAGATCGGACAGGGTCCCATGGGTGTCACGTTTGCGAAGGGCTCGACAAGTGCAAACGTCACCCTTCGCGGCTGCGGATTCACCGGCGTTGCCCTCGGCGTGCTTATCAGTACCGATTTCGGCGACGCCCCGAAGTCCTATGGAGAGGCCGGTTCCATCTACCAGCCGGCGTGGACTGGAAGCCAGATTACAAACGGCAGCACCGTGATGACTCAGCCGCTGGCGAGCCTCACCACTGACTCTGTCAACCCGGTCCTTGGTTCCAAGATTGATTCTGAGGCAGCCCAGCTGCACTCCAATGACGCGAGCGGCGACGACAATCGCCAGACCACCAACTACGACGACGAGGACGGCCTCGACGGTAAGCAGTTGGCCACCGACAATTTCAAGCTTCCCGCAAACCTTGAGTTGAAGTCTGGTGGCACCTACCAAGTTCAGGCACAATGCAAGGGCGCCGCGGGCGCGCGCGTTGCAGGCTGGATCGATTGGAATTCCAACAACAAGTTCGATTCCGGCGAGATGTCCAACACGGTGAATTGTTCAGGAACGCCAACTGTAACCCTGACTTTCACAATGCCCGCCGACGTCAATCCCAAAATGACGGTGTCCTTCCTACGCCTGCGCACGACCCTCGACGCGGGTGACCTCAAGCCCACCGGTGTGACCACCAGGGGTGAGGTCGAGGACTACCCGCTCTACCGCACGGTGGTCCGCCTCAAGAAGCAGGTCGACAACAATTTCGGCGGAACGGCGAAGCCGGATGAGTGGCAGCTAACCGCGGGTACCTTCAACCCGGACAAGGCCAACAACGCCATTGACGCTGCGGAAGATAAATCCAACCCGGTAGACACCACCGGCAAGGAGTACAAGGCCATCAAGTCGGGCACCAACCTTGCGCTTAAGGAGCAAGTGGTCGATACGTCGAAGACCTACGGCTACGAGCTCAAACAACTCACCTGTACCCCGTACACGTACAACTTCGATACCCAGAAGCTAGACGCGGGGACCCCGCAAACGTGGAACAAGGACAACGTTGCCACCGCGGCGATCACCCCGCAGCGAGGGACGTACGTCGAGTGTGTCTTCGAGAACCAGGACAAGCCCAGCGAGGTGACCTGGAACAAGATCGACCAGGACACCAAGGCAAAAATCGCCGGCTCCGAGTGGAAGCTCGTCTACACGCCGAACGACGGCTCGGGCGACACCGAAACCACCGTCGTGGACAACTCCGATCCCGACAAGGACACCACGGGCGGCGCCTTCAAGCTGACCGATCTCAAGCGCGGCACCTACAAGCTCTACGAGACGAAGGCCCCGGACGGTTACCTCCTCGCACCCGTCGCCGACGGCCAGCAGCCGACCCCGGTCAAGGAGTTTGAGCTCACCGGCAAGGACAACGAGCTGACCCAGGCGCTGGGCGACTTCACCAACTCCCGCGCTCTCCAATTCGTGTTCACCAAGGTCGGCGAGGACCCCGTGAATGCCGCCGGAGGCCTGCAAGTGCTCTCCGGTGCCGAGTTCGCGGTCTACTACGACTCGAAGGACAACCCGGGCACCATGGGCGACAAGGTCGAAGACGCCAAGGTGACCAAGGATGACGACGCCACCTGGCACATTTCCAACGTCCCAGCGGGCACCTACTGGATCGTGGAGACCAAGTCCCCGGTCGGCTACAACCTGCTGGCTGAGCCGATCAAGATCTCGCTGACTGCCACCCTGAGCATCGTTGGTCCAGATGGATCCGTGGTGAATGTGGAAAACAGCAACTCGCTGGTCCAGGTGACAGATGGTGCATTCACTATGAGGGTGGAGAACACCGCAGGCGGCGCGCTGCCTAAGACGGGCGGTCTCGGCGTCGGCGTTCCCATCGCCGTCGCACTGGCGCTCGTCGCCGCAGGAGCGTTCCTCGCGCGACGCCGTAGCTAA
- a CDS encoding CshA/CshB family fibrillar adhesin-related protein, whose product MVVLFSVAKPAQAQDADLVDSLNQLNTALDAATADTTADTTTDLTGLDATDAAATETAADTSTLDGITAIDQSLMGVNSQLMSLDAAVSGAAASGTVNQDVPVGFATGGSGRYKDDIQWIKWDAENAESWDYNNPKNLIQNVGDTFTQLQTRDLGEAGSLQTKCTITLTANYGAQAGNGVRAYRPGNFGGDGLDDLYNVGGTGTNNQLLIGLANSQNRSGTVASTTAFNYSCEARLVAANQTYDSGTKVPLQ is encoded by the coding sequence GTGGTCGTTCTCTTTAGCGTCGCAAAGCCAGCGCAAGCTCAAGACGCCGACCTTGTTGACTCCCTCAACCAGCTGAACACCGCCTTGGACGCGGCAACCGCAGACACCACCGCGGACACCACCACCGACCTCACGGGGCTCGACGCGACCGACGCGGCCGCTACGGAAACCGCCGCCGACACCTCGACCCTGGATGGCATTACCGCCATCGACCAGTCGCTCATGGGGGTCAACTCCCAGCTGATGTCGCTCGACGCGGCCGTGAGCGGCGCTGCGGCTTCTGGAACGGTCAACCAGGACGTCCCCGTCGGTTTCGCCACCGGCGGCTCCGGCCGCTACAAGGATGACATTCAGTGGATCAAATGGGACGCCGAAAACGCTGAAAGCTGGGACTACAACAACCCCAAGAATCTCATTCAAAACGTCGGCGATACCTTCACCCAGCTGCAAACGCGTGATCTCGGTGAGGCCGGATCGTTGCAAACGAAGTGCACGATCACGCTTACTGCTAACTATGGCGCGCAAGCTGGAAACGGTGTTCGTGCCTACCGGCCGGGCAACTTCGGCGGCGACGGCCTTGACGATCTCTACAACGTCGGCGGTACCGGAACCAACAACCAGCTGCTGATCGGACTCGCGAATAGTCAGAACCGCTCAGGGACGGTAGCTTCTACTACCGCTTTCAACTACTCCTGCGAGGCGCGCTTGGTGGCGGCAAACCAGACCTATGATTCTGGAACAAAGGTTCCGCTTCAGTGA
- the fbaA gene encoding class II fructose-bisphosphate aldolase, with protein MPIATPEVYNEMLNRAKEGGFAFPAINCTSSETINAALKGFAEAESDGIIQFSTGGAEFGSGLAVKNKVKGALALAAFAHEAAKNYGINVALHTDHCQKEVLDEYVRPLIAISQERVDRGELPLFQSHMWDGSAIPIDENLVIAQELLEKAHKANIILEVEIGVVGGEEDGVEAKHGANLYTSVEDFEKTIDAIGTGEKGRYLLAATFGNVHGVYKPGNVVLRPEVLDEGQKAATKKLGLPEGSKPFDFVFHGGSGSEKGKIEQALGYGVIKMNVDTDTQYAFTRPVVGHMFSNYDGVLKIDGEVGNKKVYDPRSYMKKAEQGMSERVIEACQDLHAIGSTLNK; from the coding sequence ATGCCTATCGCAACTCCCGAGGTCTACAACGAGATGCTGAACCGCGCCAAGGAAGGCGGCTTCGCTTTCCCGGCCATCAACTGCACCTCTTCTGAAACCATCAACGCGGCTCTGAAGGGCTTTGCTGAGGCTGAGTCCGACGGCATCATCCAGTTCTCCACCGGTGGTGCTGAGTTCGGTTCCGGCCTGGCCGTGAAGAACAAGGTCAAGGGCGCCTTGGCTCTGGCCGCCTTCGCCCACGAGGCTGCCAAGAACTACGGCATCAACGTCGCCCTGCACACCGACCACTGCCAGAAGGAGGTGCTCGACGAGTACGTCCGCCCGCTGATCGCCATCTCCCAGGAGCGCGTCGACCGCGGCGAGCTGCCGCTGTTCCAGTCCCACATGTGGGACGGCTCCGCCATCCCGATCGACGAGAACCTCGTCATCGCCCAGGAGCTGCTGGAGAAGGCTCACAAGGCCAACATCATCCTTGAGGTTGAGATCGGCGTTGTCGGCGGCGAGGAGGACGGCGTTGAGGCTAAGCACGGCGCTAACCTCTACACCTCCGTCGAGGACTTTGAGAAGACCATCGACGCCATCGGCACCGGCGAGAAGGGCCGCTACCTGCTGGCCGCTACCTTCGGCAACGTCCACGGCGTGTACAAGCCGGGCAACGTCGTCCTGCGCCCCGAGGTTCTGGACGAGGGTCAGAAGGCCGCCACCAAGAAGCTGGGCCTGCCTGAGGGCTCCAAGCCGTTCGACTTCGTCTTCCACGGTGGCTCCGGCTCGGAGAAGGGGAAGATCGAGCAGGCTCTCGGCTACGGCGTCATCAAGATGAACGTCGACACCGACACCCAGTACGCCTTCACCCGCCCGGTCGTTGGCCACATGTTCTCCAACTACGACGGTGTCCTGAAGATCGACGGCGAGGTCGGAAACAAGAAGGTCTACGACCCGCGTTCCTACATGAAGAAGGCCGAGCAGGGCATGTCCGAGCGCGTCATCGAGGCCTGCCAGGACCTCCACGCCATCGGCTCCACCCTGAACAAGTAG
- a CDS encoding VTT domain-containing protein, with product MITTAAESVSTLASGASFMDPMYLLSGSGPFGEFILAGVALIVFIESGLLFPILPGDSLLFTSGMLSVQDDPFAPLILVLLVVTVAAILGDQVGYFIGNRFGHLLQNRPDGRFFKQAYLQQSHEFFEKHGPITIIICRFVPIVRTYAPLVAGISGMRYRTFFSFNVIGGALWGCGVTLLGAWLGQYTFIRDNIEPIFLLIVFISILPGVIGGLKNFFSKKKDVAAENA from the coding sequence ATGATTACCACCGCCGCCGAATCGGTGAGCACCCTAGCCTCCGGCGCCAGCTTCATGGACCCGATGTACCTGCTGAGCGGTTCCGGCCCCTTCGGCGAGTTCATTCTCGCCGGCGTCGCCCTCATCGTCTTCATCGAGTCCGGACTCCTCTTCCCGATCCTGCCGGGCGACTCGCTGCTGTTTACCTCCGGCATGCTGTCCGTCCAGGACGACCCCTTCGCCCCGCTCATCCTCGTGCTGCTCGTGGTCACCGTCGCCGCCATCCTGGGCGACCAGGTGGGCTACTTCATCGGCAACCGCTTCGGGCACCTCCTGCAAAACCGCCCGGACGGCCGCTTCTTCAAGCAGGCCTACCTGCAGCAGTCCCACGAGTTCTTCGAGAAGCACGGCCCGATCACCATCATCATCTGCCGCTTCGTGCCGATCGTGCGCACCTACGCGCCGCTCGTGGCGGGTATCTCCGGCATGCGCTACCGCACCTTCTTCAGCTTCAACGTCATCGGCGGCGCGCTGTGGGGCTGCGGCGTGACACTGCTGGGCGCATGGCTGGGCCAGTACACCTTCATCCGCGATAACATCGAGCCGATCTTCCTGCTCATCGTGTTCATCTCGATCCTGCCGGGCGTGATCGGCGGCCTGAAGAACTTCTTCAGCAAGAAGAAGGACGTCGCGGCTGAAAATGCGTAG
- a CDS encoding ATP-binding protein, which translates to MNPLDNPYTPNAGARPPAIVGRDDQLESFDLLLGRLQKGRTEQSMIITGLRGVGKTVLLGSFREKALSVDWVVVEFEALKHSELDFRMELFYKFKSALFELSPRKKWSDRIKNAASVLASFGMTFDPSGNISLSLDVEALEGKADSKVLTLDLTELFVALGEAAADAGRGFVLLVDEIQFLSTEQLEALITAVHKTVQRALPITLVGAGLPQIAELAGDAKSYAERLFKFVDIGTLSLEDAKEALRRPAEEENATFEPDALEKAVAVTQGYPYFIQEMGSSIWATATNTPFTLEDIHLALQQYEANLDSSFFRVRLDRATPLQAAYLRAMAELGPGPQSAGDVAKVMGRESRSLGPTRAELINMGLLFTPSFGYAQFTVPQFDAYMLRRYPELVVPEKRPRKSTRS; encoded by the coding sequence TTGAATCCGCTTGACAATCCATACACGCCAAATGCGGGTGCCCGTCCGCCCGCCATCGTCGGTCGCGATGATCAGCTGGAAAGCTTCGATCTGCTCCTCGGAAGACTACAAAAGGGCCGAACCGAACAATCCATGATCATCACTGGGCTGCGGGGAGTCGGCAAGACCGTTTTGCTTGGGTCGTTTAGAGAAAAGGCGCTCTCAGTAGACTGGGTGGTCGTCGAGTTTGAAGCGCTCAAGCACAGTGAACTGGATTTCAGGATGGAGCTCTTCTACAAGTTCAAGAGCGCATTATTCGAACTCTCCCCAAGGAAGAAATGGTCGGACCGCATTAAGAATGCTGCCTCAGTCTTGGCATCTTTTGGGATGACCTTTGACCCTTCGGGAAACATCTCATTGAGTTTGGATGTGGAAGCCTTGGAGGGAAAAGCAGACAGTAAGGTCCTTACGCTCGATCTCACCGAGCTATTTGTCGCGCTCGGTGAGGCCGCCGCCGACGCAGGCAGGGGTTTCGTCCTACTCGTCGATGAGATCCAGTTCCTCAGCACAGAACAGCTCGAAGCCTTAATCACCGCAGTTCACAAGACTGTTCAAAGAGCTCTGCCGATCACGCTCGTCGGCGCCGGATTACCACAGATCGCGGAACTCGCTGGCGACGCGAAATCCTACGCAGAAAGACTATTCAAATTTGTCGACATTGGCACCCTCTCACTGGAAGACGCAAAAGAGGCACTTCGACGCCCCGCTGAGGAAGAAAACGCGACCTTCGAACCGGATGCACTAGAAAAGGCAGTTGCGGTTACGCAAGGATATCCGTACTTTATCCAAGAAATGGGCTCATCGATTTGGGCCACTGCCACAAACACACCATTCACGCTAGAAGATATACACCTAGCGCTTCAACAGTATGAGGCCAATCTGGACTCATCGTTTTTTAGAGTTCGGCTCGATCGAGCTACACCATTGCAGGCCGCGTATCTGCGTGCAATGGCAGAACTGGGCCCCGGACCTCAAAGCGCTGGGGACGTCGCCAAAGTGATGGGGAGGGAGTCAAGAAGCCTTGGCCCAACTAGAGCCGAGCTCATCAATATGGGCCTGCTCTTCACTCCCAGCTTCGGCTATGCGCAATTCACCGTGCCGCAATTCGACGCCTACATGCTTAGAAGATACCCAGAATTGGTGGTCCCCGAGAAACGACCTAGGAAGTCGACACGGTCCTAG
- a CDS encoding glycoside hydrolase family 76 protein → MWLHRADLAEAAINERHASHVWGIPRTNLAVVAWPPHTKEKLFYRWHYWWQAHYIDCLVDATLRRPTNARKQRLKETIAGVRVRQFGRLTHNDYYDDKTWLALALDRAREVNGRGRKKFLRRLEENILAGLDSITGVMPWRVGETFFNVPTNAPVAIMAARTGRVEKARYLVDWIFDNLVDDHGLIMDGIRMSMHGPEVVRNTYPYCQGVVIGACVEIALALREQERSEEAVNYLAHARALIHAVAKEMATPEGVIDVQTGDGDGGLFKGILARYLADAAVRLPADNPANIAARKIAARLVMASAESVWNHRLEVDGLPVFATDWTEDARLPHNYGLGTNALSDIVRVVRIDERDLSVQLSGWMLVEAAARISMDEEAAKND, encoded by the coding sequence ATGTGGCTCCATCGCGCCGACCTCGCTGAGGCGGCGATCAATGAGCGACATGCTTCCCACGTGTGGGGGATCCCCCGCACCAACCTGGCGGTCGTCGCGTGGCCGCCGCATACGAAAGAGAAGCTGTTCTACCGCTGGCATTACTGGTGGCAGGCGCACTACATCGATTGCCTTGTCGACGCCACCTTGCGGCGCCCCACCAACGCCCGAAAGCAGCGGCTGAAGGAAACCATCGCCGGTGTGCGGGTGCGCCAGTTCGGCAGGCTGACGCACAACGACTATTACGACGACAAGACCTGGTTGGCCCTGGCGCTCGATCGCGCGCGTGAGGTCAATGGCCGCGGGCGAAAGAAGTTCCTCCGTCGGCTTGAGGAGAACATCCTCGCCGGTCTCGACTCGATCACCGGCGTCATGCCGTGGCGGGTGGGGGAGACGTTCTTTAACGTGCCCACCAACGCGCCGGTGGCCATCATGGCCGCCCGCACCGGGCGGGTCGAGAAGGCCCGCTACCTGGTGGACTGGATCTTCGACAACCTGGTCGACGACCATGGCCTCATCATGGACGGCATCCGCATGAGCATGCACGGCCCCGAGGTCGTGCGCAACACCTACCCCTACTGCCAGGGCGTGGTCATTGGCGCCTGCGTGGAGATCGCCCTCGCGCTTCGCGAGCAGGAGCGCAGCGAGGAGGCCGTGAACTACCTGGCCCACGCCCGCGCGCTCATCCACGCCGTGGCCAAGGAGATGGCCACCCCGGAGGGCGTTATCGACGTCCAGACCGGCGACGGCGACGGCGGCCTGTTCAAGGGCATCCTCGCCCGCTACCTCGCCGACGCCGCCGTGCGCCTTCCCGCGGACAACCCCGCCAACATCGCCGCCCGCAAGATCGCGGCCCGGCTCGTCATGGCCTCGGCCGAGAGCGTGTGGAACCACCGCCTCGAGGTCGACGGGCTGCCGGTGTTTGCCACCGACTGGACCGAGGACGCCCGGCTGCCGCACAACTACGGCCTGGGCACCAATGCGCTCAGCGACATCGTCCGCGTCGTGCGCATCGACGAGCGCGACCTCTCGGTGCAGCTGTCGGGCTGGATGCTGGTGGAGGCTGCGGCCCGGATTTCCATGGACGAAGAAGCGGCGAAAAACGACTAG